The following are encoded together in the Ovis canadensis isolate MfBH-ARS-UI-01 breed Bighorn chromosome 2, ARS-UI_OviCan_v2, whole genome shotgun sequence genome:
- the PNOC gene encoding prepronociceptin isoform X3: MKILFCDLLLLSLFSSVSSSCQKDCLVCREKLHPTLDNFNLEVCIVECEEKVFTSPLWTPCTKVMARGSWQLSPADPDHVAAAPDQARASEMQHLKRMPRVRSLFQRQKRTEPGLEEVGDIEQKQLQKRFGGFTGARKSARKLANQKRFSEFMRQYLVLSMQSSQRRRTLHQNGVRAIPKAACLQPQTCRLGIRTPPSPRH; the protein is encoded by the exons ATGAAAATCCTGTTTTGTGACCTCCTGCTGCTCAGCCTCTTCTCCAGCGTGTCCAGCAGCTGTCAGAAGGACTGTCTGGTCTGCAGAGAGAAGCTCCACCCCACTCTTGACAACTTCAACCTCGAG GTGTGCATCGTCGAGTGTGAAGAGAAGGTCTTCACCAGCCCTCTCTGGACTCCATGCACCAAGGTCATGGCCAGGGGCTCCTGGCAGCTCAGCCCTGCTGACCCAGACCACGTGGCAGCTGCTCCGGACCAGGCCAGAGCCTCTGAGATGCAGCATCTGAAGCGAATGCCCCGGGTCAGGAGCCTCTTTCAAAGGCAGAAGAGGACAGAGCCCggcctggaggaggtgggggataTCGAGCAGAAGCAGCTGCAGAAGCGGTTCGGGGGCTTCACTGGGGCCCGGAAGTCGGCCCGGAAGTTGGCTAATCAGAAGCGGTTCAGTGAGTTTATGCGGCAGTACCTGGTCCTGAGCATGCAGTCCAGCCAGCGTCGGCGCACCCTGCACCAGAATG GTGTCCGGGCGATCCCCAAAGCAGCATGTCTCCAGCCCCAAACCTGCCGGCTGGGCATCAGGACGCCTCCCTCCCCAAGGCACTGA
- the PNOC gene encoding prepronociceptin isoform X4 yields the protein MKILFCDLLLLSLFSSVSSSCQKDCLVCREKLHPTLDNFNLEVCIVECEEKVFTSPLWTPCTKVMARGSWQLSPADPDHVAAAPDQARASEMQHLKRMPRVRSLFQRQKRTEPGLEEVGDIEQKQLQKRFGGFTGARKSARKLANQKRFSEFMRQYLVLSMQSSQRRRTLHQNGNA from the exons ATGAAAATCCTGTTTTGTGACCTCCTGCTGCTCAGCCTCTTCTCCAGCGTGTCCAGCAGCTGTCAGAAGGACTGTCTGGTCTGCAGAGAGAAGCTCCACCCCACTCTTGACAACTTCAACCTCGAG GTGTGCATCGTCGAGTGTGAAGAGAAGGTCTTCACCAGCCCTCTCTGGACTCCATGCACCAAGGTCATGGCCAGGGGCTCCTGGCAGCTCAGCCCTGCTGACCCAGACCACGTGGCAGCTGCTCCGGACCAGGCCAGAGCCTCTGAGATGCAGCATCTGAAGCGAATGCCCCGGGTCAGGAGCCTCTTTCAAAGGCAGAAGAGGACAGAGCCCggcctggaggaggtgggggataTCGAGCAGAAGCAGCTGCAGAAGCGGTTCGGGGGCTTCACTGGGGCCCGGAAGTCGGCCCGGAAGTTGGCTAATCAGAAGCGGTTCAGTGAGTTTATGCGGCAGTACCTGGTCCTGAGCATGCAGTCCAGCCAGCGTCGGCGCACCCTGCACCAGAATGGTAATGCGTAG